A portion of the Aphelocoma coerulescens isolate FSJ_1873_10779 chromosome 1, UR_Acoe_1.0, whole genome shotgun sequence genome contains these proteins:
- the NCAPD2 gene encoding condensin complex subunit 1 isoform X2 encodes MAAVPEFHLPLAPADLLRDGGPGRYMVQEVLSTHELPPALAAFRAAFRARGALAVLQHFDCVYSVLHHFRTVGTAVKEDALELMMHVVSHHSNELPAILSDSGLSHADRAAHLNALKMNCYLLTGLMNAFEMETCKNSCLEADPGRKNRKNLAKTSGSLWEEEREPLLQLLTQLLQLDLRQLWGRLAMEEEFVNLMTGNCYRILENPSIGLQRYRVTREAVTHLLAAALVHCDHMFSATLKITQMLQHFEHVAPVFAQAVSLWAKDYGLKSLVGELLREIGQKCPQDLAREASGVKGYATFISELAEQIPALVLSNMSVLLPHLDGESYTMRNAILAAMAEVLVQVLEGDQLEEAARATRDKFLDMLQAHVCDVHSFVRSRVLQLFTRIVQCKALPLTQFQSVVSLAVGRLKDKSVIVVKNAIQLLAAFLSNNPFSSKLNWTDLDEPLKKEVQKLQEMRDRRRPTAAPVIAPEEEWEAMLPEVRAATQQLFQPLQEGEEEELEVEETVEGTVEQITGLLKKLNYKSAACLTQKALCRFQGKEPFNGPGEENEEATILGVLKRLYTGSCPGENSEDPPHDNSSDKIEEVQEEQPPTELVKQEMLVQYLQDAYNFSVKITEALNLISKMMYENSVSVVQEAIEFFVTVSQFGVPQALLGVRRMLPLIWSKEPGIKEAVLNAYRQLYLNPTEDSERAKAQSLVHSLSLIMVDASLGTIQCLEEIISEFVQKDEIRPAVTQLLWERFMEKSPCSALERRAAVMLLGMMARGKPEIVGSNLDILVTVGLSEKACEDYRLPQEVCNVISKLASNPKPALGKNSAPFRLPQNHMLFGCLSETVSKGFAQPSSHWIPFMEAAVMLIYQLAEGAEEICADILHVCSQQALEKLQEADEQKADAGDSPSRVSDGAGSLPTFLLLHLVSLVGQVALQQVAHLEVSVSAELRRRRMLKEEKTKKQSDTSTKKQRPQSTGNETTMEEELGLVGATADDTEAELIRSICETELLDGKHLFSAFVPLVLKICNSPGLYSDSALSAAAALALGKFCMISSEFCDSHLRLLFTMMEKSTLPGVRSNLIIAAGDLAIRFPNLVEPWTSHLYGRLRDPCPSVRQTAGLVMTHLILKDMVKVKGQVSEMAALLIDPEEAIVGVAQNFFGELANKGNAVYNLLPDIISHLSDPNSGIEEESFHTIMRHLFSFITKEKQTESLVEKLCQRFRTARTERQYRDLSHCLTLLPVSERGLHKLQDNYDCFADKLQDPTVYNCFQTVLARFRRAGIKPETKALAEELEQKLSASHNRGLDSTETCQDGSQTPMPVPAKRKPIGSSRRQPLGPVNTDDDFVTPPSRTLRNHKRAQKRPPRKKAIITFSSDEENSSEDELSAELREEENPTKTTPITRSSGRRLR; translated from the exons ATGGCGGCGGTCCCGGAGTTCCATCTGCCTCTCGCCCCCGCCGATCTGCTGCGGGATGGCGGCCCCGGGCGCTACATGGTGCAGGAAGTGCTGTCCACCCACGAGCTGCCGCCCGCACTCGCAG CTTTCCGGGCCGCCTTCCGTGCGCGGGGCGCGCTGGCCGTGCTGCAGCACTTCGACTGCGTGTACAGCGTGCTGCA CCACTTCCGAACCGTGGGCACGGCTGTCAAGGAGGACGCCCTGGAGCTGATGATGCACG TGGTTTCCCATCATTCCAATGAACTTCCTGCTATCTTGAGTGACTCTGGGCTGAGCCATGCAGACCGTGCTGCTCACCTCAATGCTCTTAAGATGAACTGCTATTTGCTGACTGGTCTGATGAATGCCTTTGAAATGGAAACCTGCAAGAACAGTTGTTTGGAGGCAGATCCTGGGAGGAAG AACAGGAAGAACCTTGCCAAGACTTCTGGATCCTtgtgggaagaggagagggagcCGCTCTTACAGCTCCTtacacagctgctgcagctggatctCCGTCAGCTTTGGGGTCGTTTAGCCATGGAAGAAGAGTTTGTCAA TTTAATGACAGGAAACTGCTACCGCATCCTGGAGAATCCAAGTATCGGCCTTCAGAGGTACCGGGTCACGCGGGAGGCTGTGACACATCTGCTTGCTGCAGCTCTGGTTCACTGTGACCACATGTTCA GTGCCACTCTGAAGATCACACAGATGTTGCAGCACTTCGAACATGTAGCCCCAGTGTTTGCACAGGCTGTGAGCCTCTGGGCTAAAGACTATGGTCTGAAAAGCTTGGTGGGTGAATTGCTAAG GGAAATTGGACAGAAATGTCCTCAGGATTTGGCTCGTGAGGCTTCTGGAGTCAAGGGTTATGCTACCTTTATAAGTGAACTGGCTGAACAGATTCCAGCTCTGGTGCTCTCCAACATGAGTGTTCTCTTGCCTCACCTGGATGGGGAG AGTTACACGATGCGAAATGCCATTCTGGCAGCTATGGCAGAAGTGCTGGTGCAGGTGCTGGAGGGTGATCAGCTGGAGGAAGCTGCCCGTGCTACTCGGGACAAGTTCCTGGATATGCTGCAGGCCCACGTGTGTGACGTCCATAGCTTTGTGCGCAGCCGTGTGCTGCAGCTCTTCACTCGAATCGTTCAGTGCAAG GCCCTGCCTTTGACTCAGTTTCAGTCTGTGGTGTCGCTGGCTGTTGGGCGGCTCAAAGACAAATCTGTCATAGTGGTTAAAAATGccatccagctcctggctgcgTTTTTGTCCAACAACCCCTTCTCCAGCAAG CTAAACTGGACTGACTTGGATGAGCCACTGAAGAAAGAAGTGCAGAAGCTGCAAGAAATGAGGGATCGTAGGAGGCCCACAGCAG CTCCAGTGATTGCCCCAGAGGAAGAGTGGGAAGCAATGCTGCCAGAAGTTAGGGCTGCCACACAGCAGCTCTTTCAACCACtgcaggaaggggaagaggaggagctggaagttGAAGAAACAGTGGAGGGTACAGTGGAGCAAATCACTGGGCTGTTGAAGAAGCTGAATTACAA GAGTGCAGCCTGCCTTACGCAGAAGGCCCTGTGTCGCTTCcaggggaaggaacctttcAATGGCCCTGGGGAGGAGAACGAAGAGGCAACAATCCTGGGTGTTCTGAAGAGACTTTACACAG GTTCATGCCCAGGTGAGAACAGTGAGGATCCTCCACATGACAACAGTAGTGATAAGATTGAAGAAGTACAGGAAGAGCAGCCTCCAACAGAGCTGGTCAAACAGGAGATGTTGGTGCAATACCTGCAGGATGCTTACAACTTCTCAGTGAAAATCACAGAAGCTCTGAACCTGATCAGCAAGATGATGTACGAAAACTCTGTCTCAG TGGTGCAGGAGGCCATTGAGTTCTTCGTGACGGTCTCGCAGTTTGGTGTGCCCCAGGCACTGCTTGGAGTCCGCAGGATGCTGCCCCTCATATGGTCAAAGGAGCCTGGAATTAAAGAGGCTGTGCTGAATGCCTACAGACAGCTCTATCTGAACCCCACTGAGGATTCAGAGAG GGCCAAGGCACAGAGCCTGGtgcactctctctctctcatcatGGTAGATGCGTCACTGGGAACGATACAGTGCTTAGAGGAAATA ATCTCAGAGTTTGTGCAGAAAGATGAAATAAGGCCTGCTGTGACCCAGCTGCTTTGGGAGCGATTCATGGAAAAATCTCCATGCTCGGCGCTCGAACGCCGCGCTGCTGTGATGCTGCTGGGGATGATGGCACG AGGGAAGCCAGAGATCGTTGGTAGCAACCTGGACATCTTGGTGACAGTGGGGCTCTCTGAGAAGGCATGTGAAGACTACAGGCTGCCTCAAGAAGTATGCAATGTTATTTCCAAGCTTGCCAGTAACCCTAAG ccagcactgggGAAGAACAGTGCCCCTTTTCGACTGCCACAGAACCACATGCTCTTTGGTTGCCTGAGTGAGACTGTGAGTAAAG GCTTTGCCCAGCCAAGCAGTCACTGGATCCCCTTCATGGAGGCAGCAGTAATGCTCATCTaccagctggcagaaggggCAGAGGAGATCTGTGCTGACATCTTGCATGTGTGCAGTCAGCAAGCTCTAGAGAAGCTGCAGGAGGCTGATGAGCAGAAAGCTG aTGCAGGGGATTCTCCAAGCAGAGTCTCTGATGGTGCTGGCAGTCTGCCCACATTCCTGTTGCTACACCTGGTGTCCCTTGTGGGACAGgtggcactgcagcaggtaGCACATTTGGAAGTGTCAGTGAGTGCAGAGCTACGCAGACGCCGCATGCTCAAAGAGGAGAAGACCAAGAAGCAATCTGACACCAGCACAAAGAAGCAGAGACCCCAG AGCACAGGGAATGAGACCACTatggaggaggagctgggcctCGTGGGAGCCACGGCTGATGACACCGAGGCCGAGCTCATCCGCAGTATTTGTGAGACAGAACTCCTAGATG GGAAGCACCTGTTCTCTGCCTTTGTTCCACTGGTGCTGAAGATCTGCAACAGCCCTGGACTCTACAGTGACTCGGCGCTgtcagctgctgcagccctcgCTCTTGGCAAATTCTGCATGATCAG CTCTGAGTTCTGTGACTCACACTTGCGTCTGCTGTTCACGATGATGGAGAAGTCCACTCTGCCTGGTGTGAGATCCAACCTCATTATTGCAGCAGGAGATCTGGCCATCCGCTTCCCCAACCTGGTGGAGCCTTGGACATCGCATCTCTATGGCAG GTTGCGGGACCCCTGTCCCAGCGTGAGGCAGACGGCTGGGCTGGTGATGACTCACCTCATCCTCAAAGACATGGTAAAGGTGAAGGGCCAAGTGAGCGAAATGGCAGCTCTGCTCATAGACCCAGAGGAGGCAATCGTCGGAGTGGCTCAGAACTTCTTCGGTGAACTCGCCAACAAG GGTAATGCTGTCTATAACCTGCTTCCAGACATCATCAGTCATCTCTCAGATCCTAACAGCGGCATAGAGGAGGAATCCTTCCACACTATTATGAG aCATCTGTTCTCATttattacaaaagaaaaacaaacagagaGCTTGGTGGAGAAACTTTGTCAGAGATTCCGGACTGCCAG GACTGAGCGTCAGTATCGGGATCTGTCCCACTGCCTTACTCTGCTTCCAGTCTCGGAGCGGGGCCTTCACAAGCTGCAGGACAACTATGACTGCTTTGCAGACAAGCTCCAAGATCCAACTGTCTACAATTGTTTCCAAACTGTGCTGGCTCGATTCCGCAGAGCAGGCATCAAACCTGAGACTAAA GCTCTAGCTgaagagctggagcagaagCTCTCTGCCTCCCATAACCGAGGACTGGATTCAACAGAGACATGCCAGGATGGTAGTCAAACTCCAATGCCAGTGCCAGCCAAGCGGAAACCAATAGGAA GTTCACGCCGCCAGCCCCTGGGCCCAGTCAACACAGATGACGATTTTGTCACACCCCCGTCTCGCACTCTCCGCAATCATAAGCGTGCCCAAAAGCGCCCTCCACGCAAAAAAGCCATCATTACCTTCTCCAGCGACGAGGAGAACAGCTCTGAGGATG AGCTATCGGCAGAAttaagagaggaagaaaaccccaccaaaacaacTCCCATCACCAGATCTTCAGGCCGACGGCTGCGCTGA